A region from the Vicia villosa cultivar HV-30 ecotype Madison, WI linkage group LG3, Vvil1.0, whole genome shotgun sequence genome encodes:
- the LOC131661235 gene encoding two-component response regulator-like APRR9 isoform X1, translated as MGEIVTSGERLVRVEEEEESGESRRGGEMKGLLRWERFLPKMVLRVLLVEADDCTRQIITALLRKCNYKVAAVADGLKAWEILKGRPHNFDLILTEVDLPSVSGYALLSLIMEHDSCKSIPVIMMSSQDSVSTVYKCMCRGAADYLVKPIRINELRNLWQHVWRRQSQSTATAGINGPQDESDAQQKVEATAENNAASNRSSGDAACIQRNKDLIEKGSDAQSSCTKPNMETESGLVDNMQEFTQQKCAEARPSEKKTQEFDIRLGQTLITQDSHVGGLSVANCKNGETSTNNGKDVDDQEHFRIASTSGEVHDNHYVQINSTKEAIDLIGAFRTHPNCSLENSSIDWTNKLDNSPQLDLSLRSSHPSNIEKELTEERNTLMHSNASAFKRYTNRQLQASPAVVVNFSDQQREQKTNNDNHNSDSSVPSMKKCNISPATAQSKESELATSHSQQGHSLPIPVKSVRFNDLCMAYGSTLPQGFCTQSGPPSMPGSVVFLEQNFQADAFYQPNKENNSEQVYEPRCPNGNSTQNQIVHTQEHRSEHAEDQRLISPTTDQSVSSSLCNNGNASHLNSIGYGSNCGSSSNIENVAAFRTSAVSDGKNEDLTNGGYSLSHRSMLREAALNKFRLKRKERCYEKKVRYESRKKLAEQRPRVKGQFVRQVNPDSLSGDKDC; from the exons ATGGGTGAAATTGTGACTAGTGGTGAGAGATTGgtgagagttgaagaagaggaagagagtggTGAGAGTAGAAGAGGTGGTGAAATGAAAGGGCTTTTGAGATGGGAGAGGTTTTTGCCGAAGATGGTTTTGAGAGTGCTTTTGGTTGAAGCTGATGATTGTACTAGGCAGATTATAACAGCGCTTCTTAGGAAATGCAATTATAAAG TTGCTGCTGTTGCTGATGGATTGAAGGCGTGGGAGATACTTAAGGGAAGACCGCACAATTTCGATCTTATACTTACAGAAGTCGATTTGCCGTCTGTATCTGGCTATGCGCTTCTCTCGTTAATTATGGAGCATGATTCTTGCAAAAGCATCCCTGTTATAA TGATGTCGTCGCAAGATTCAGTTAGTACAGTATACAAATGCATGTGTAGAGGTGCAGCTGATTATCTTGTTAAGCCGATTCGGATAAATGAATTAAGGAATTTGTGGCAGCATGTTTGGAGAAGACAATCG CAGTCTACCGCAACCGCTGGCATAAATGGTCCCCAAGATGAAAGTGATGCACAGCAGAAGGTTGAAGCGACTGCTGAAAACAACGCTGCTAGTAATCGTTCTAGTGGCGACGCTGCTTGCATTCAAAGAAATAAGGACTTGATTGAGAAAGGAAGTGATGCACAG AGCTCTTGTACAAAGCCAAACATGGAAACTGAGAGTGGCTTGGTTGATAACATGCAAGAATTTACTCAGCAGAAATGTGCTGAAGCACGTCCAAGTGAAAAAAAGACACAAGAATTTGACATTCGTTTAGGCCAGACATTGATTACGCAGGACAGTCACGTTGGAG GATTAAGCGTGGCTAACTGCAAAAATGGAGAGACAAGCACAAATAATGGCAAGGACGTTGATGATCAAGAGCATTTTAGGATTGCTAGCACCAGTGGTGAGGTTCATGACAATCACTATGTTCAAATTAACTCTACTAAGGAAGCTATTGACTTGATTGGAGCATTTCGTACGCATCCGAATTGCAGTCTCGAAAATTCATCAATTGATTGGACAAACAAGCTTGACAATTCTCCACAATTGGATCTTTCTCTTAGAAGCTCTCATCCAAGTAACATTGAGAAGGAACTTACTGAAGAAAGGAACACCCTTATGCATTCTAATGCTTCCGCTTTCAAACG GTATACTAACAGACAATTGCAAGCGTCACCGGCAGTAGTAGTTAACTTCTCTGATCAACAAAGAGAACAAAAAACAAATAATGATAACCATAACTCAGATAGTTCAGTACCAAGTATGAAAAAATGTAATATATCTCCGGCTACAGCCCAATCAAAAGAATCGGAACTCGCAACCTCACATTCCCAGCAAGGGCATTCTCTCCCAATTCCCGTAAAAAGCGTAAGGTTCAATGATCTTTGTATGGCCTATGGCTCAACACTCCCACAAGGGTTTTGTACACAATCAGGTCCACCATCAATGCCAGGTTCAGTTGTGTTTCTCGAACAGAATTTTCAAGCAGATGCGTTTTATCAgccaaataaagaaaataattcagaacaaGTTTACGAACCCCGTTGTCCGAATGGAAATAGCACCCAAAACCAAATTGTGCACACACAGGAACACAGGTCAGAACACGCAGAGGATCAAAGACTAATCTCCCCAACAACTGATCAAAGTGTATCCAGTAGTTTATGTAATAATGGAAATGCAAGCCATCTTAACAGTATTGGTTATGGAAGTAATTGTGGAAGTAGCAGCAATATTGAAAATGTCGCCGCTTTCAGGACATCAGCAGTTTCCGATGGTAAGAATGAAGACCTCACAAACGGTGGATACTCACTTTCACATCGATCTATGCTAAGAGAAGCAGCTCTAAACAAGTTCCGCTTGAAACGAAAAGAGAGATGTTATGAAAAGAAG gtTCGATATGAGAGCAGGAAGAAACTAGCAGAGCAGCGTCCTCGAGTTAAAGGACAATTCGTTCGCCAAGTGAATCCTGATTCTCTTTCTGGAGATAAAGATTGCTGA
- the LOC131661235 gene encoding two-component response regulator-like APRR9 isoform X2, with protein sequence MGEIVTSGERLVRVEEEEESGESRRGGEMKGLLRWERFLPKMVLRVLLVEADDCTRQIITALLRKCNYKVAAVADGLKAWEILKGRPHNFDLILTEVDLPSVSGYALLSLIMEHDSCKSIPVIMMSSQDSVSTVYKCMCRGAADYLVKPIRINELRNLWQHVWRRQSSTATAGINGPQDESDAQQKVEATAENNAASNRSSGDAACIQRNKDLIEKGSDAQSSCTKPNMETESGLVDNMQEFTQQKCAEARPSEKKTQEFDIRLGQTLITQDSHVGGLSVANCKNGETSTNNGKDVDDQEHFRIASTSGEVHDNHYVQINSTKEAIDLIGAFRTHPNCSLENSSIDWTNKLDNSPQLDLSLRSSHPSNIEKELTEERNTLMHSNASAFKRYTNRQLQASPAVVVNFSDQQREQKTNNDNHNSDSSVPSMKKCNISPATAQSKESELATSHSQQGHSLPIPVKSVRFNDLCMAYGSTLPQGFCTQSGPPSMPGSVVFLEQNFQADAFYQPNKENNSEQVYEPRCPNGNSTQNQIVHTQEHRSEHAEDQRLISPTTDQSVSSSLCNNGNASHLNSIGYGSNCGSSSNIENVAAFRTSAVSDGKNEDLTNGGYSLSHRSMLREAALNKFRLKRKERCYEKKVRYESRKKLAEQRPRVKGQFVRQVNPDSLSGDKDC encoded by the exons ATGGGTGAAATTGTGACTAGTGGTGAGAGATTGgtgagagttgaagaagaggaagagagtggTGAGAGTAGAAGAGGTGGTGAAATGAAAGGGCTTTTGAGATGGGAGAGGTTTTTGCCGAAGATGGTTTTGAGAGTGCTTTTGGTTGAAGCTGATGATTGTACTAGGCAGATTATAACAGCGCTTCTTAGGAAATGCAATTATAAAG TTGCTGCTGTTGCTGATGGATTGAAGGCGTGGGAGATACTTAAGGGAAGACCGCACAATTTCGATCTTATACTTACAGAAGTCGATTTGCCGTCTGTATCTGGCTATGCGCTTCTCTCGTTAATTATGGAGCATGATTCTTGCAAAAGCATCCCTGTTATAA TGATGTCGTCGCAAGATTCAGTTAGTACAGTATACAAATGCATGTGTAGAGGTGCAGCTGATTATCTTGTTAAGCCGATTCGGATAAATGAATTAAGGAATTTGTGGCAGCATGTTTGGAGAAGACAATCG TCTACCGCAACCGCTGGCATAAATGGTCCCCAAGATGAAAGTGATGCACAGCAGAAGGTTGAAGCGACTGCTGAAAACAACGCTGCTAGTAATCGTTCTAGTGGCGACGCTGCTTGCATTCAAAGAAATAAGGACTTGATTGAGAAAGGAAGTGATGCACAG AGCTCTTGTACAAAGCCAAACATGGAAACTGAGAGTGGCTTGGTTGATAACATGCAAGAATTTACTCAGCAGAAATGTGCTGAAGCACGTCCAAGTGAAAAAAAGACACAAGAATTTGACATTCGTTTAGGCCAGACATTGATTACGCAGGACAGTCACGTTGGAG GATTAAGCGTGGCTAACTGCAAAAATGGAGAGACAAGCACAAATAATGGCAAGGACGTTGATGATCAAGAGCATTTTAGGATTGCTAGCACCAGTGGTGAGGTTCATGACAATCACTATGTTCAAATTAACTCTACTAAGGAAGCTATTGACTTGATTGGAGCATTTCGTACGCATCCGAATTGCAGTCTCGAAAATTCATCAATTGATTGGACAAACAAGCTTGACAATTCTCCACAATTGGATCTTTCTCTTAGAAGCTCTCATCCAAGTAACATTGAGAAGGAACTTACTGAAGAAAGGAACACCCTTATGCATTCTAATGCTTCCGCTTTCAAACG GTATACTAACAGACAATTGCAAGCGTCACCGGCAGTAGTAGTTAACTTCTCTGATCAACAAAGAGAACAAAAAACAAATAATGATAACCATAACTCAGATAGTTCAGTACCAAGTATGAAAAAATGTAATATATCTCCGGCTACAGCCCAATCAAAAGAATCGGAACTCGCAACCTCACATTCCCAGCAAGGGCATTCTCTCCCAATTCCCGTAAAAAGCGTAAGGTTCAATGATCTTTGTATGGCCTATGGCTCAACACTCCCACAAGGGTTTTGTACACAATCAGGTCCACCATCAATGCCAGGTTCAGTTGTGTTTCTCGAACAGAATTTTCAAGCAGATGCGTTTTATCAgccaaataaagaaaataattcagaacaaGTTTACGAACCCCGTTGTCCGAATGGAAATAGCACCCAAAACCAAATTGTGCACACACAGGAACACAGGTCAGAACACGCAGAGGATCAAAGACTAATCTCCCCAACAACTGATCAAAGTGTATCCAGTAGTTTATGTAATAATGGAAATGCAAGCCATCTTAACAGTATTGGTTATGGAAGTAATTGTGGAAGTAGCAGCAATATTGAAAATGTCGCCGCTTTCAGGACATCAGCAGTTTCCGATGGTAAGAATGAAGACCTCACAAACGGTGGATACTCACTTTCACATCGATCTATGCTAAGAGAAGCAGCTCTAAACAAGTTCCGCTTGAAACGAAAAGAGAGATGTTATGAAAAGAAG gtTCGATATGAGAGCAGGAAGAAACTAGCAGAGCAGCGTCCTCGAGTTAAAGGACAATTCGTTCGCCAAGTGAATCCTGATTCTCTTTCTGGAGATAAAGATTGCTGA